Proteins encoded within one genomic window of Fusarium musae strain F31 chromosome 4, whole genome shotgun sequence:
- a CDS encoding hypothetical protein (EggNog:ENOG41) encodes MNPHQKNKVDVKSLTPEEQRLFRLYGKLPSRSDHFAKHLKDRKYFDSGDYAMSKAGKGDGVDAGAVGSQHPVPENIPHLSSPVNGSGASVPKHAHHGSVPGIQAGSPIKESSFLKSETSADETDGNDADKSKDADAAIPEPVAAGGEGIPIRR; translated from the exons ATGAACCCTCatcagaagaacaaggtcgATGTCAAG TCACTCACTCCTGAGGAGCAGCGACTTTTCCGCCTCTACGGCAAGCTGCCCTCTCGATCCGACCATTTCGCCAAGCATCTCAAGGACCGCAAATACTTCGACTCGGGCGACTATGCCATGTCCAAGGCCGGCAAGGGCGACGGCGTTGATGCTGGTGCCGTCGGCTCTCAGCATCCCGTCCCCGAGAACATTCCCCACCTCTCTTCCCCGGTGAACGGCTCCGGAGCCAGCGTACCCAAGCACGCCCACCACGGCTCCGTGCCCGGCATCCAGGCTGGCAGCCCTATTAAGGAGAGcagcttcctcaagagcGAGACCAGCGCTGATGAGACCGACGGTAATGATGCCGACAAGTCCAAAGATGCAGACGCTGCTATACCTGAGCCTGTTGCCGCTGGCGGCGAGGGCATCCCAATCCGACGATAG
- a CDS encoding hypothetical protein (BUSCO:EOG0926347K) produces the protein MAESASKRVKTTGNGPLIGTHNGHFHADEALAVHMLRRLPAYRDASLVRTRDPAVLATCHTVVDVGGEYDAEKRRFDHHQRGFTTTFPGRPTKLSSAGLVFLHFGRAIVAERLGQPEDSADVELIYKKLYENFVEALDAHDNGISVFDPAAVAAAGLEKRFSEGAFGLGAMVGRLNPKWNDPTPSDPAEAQAAEDAKFNEASNRIGEEFDRDLDGYAGSWLPARTIVQEAFTKRTQYDEQGRLLVLEGQSVPWKDHLYALEDGTPSVLYVLYAEKPEPGAKWRIQCVPESKDSFVSRKPLPEAWRGFRDAELDGISGIPGCVFVHAAGFIGGNKTFDGAKQMALKALDA, from the coding sequence atggccGAATCAGCATCCAAGCGCGTCAAGACCACGGGTAACGGTCCTCTCATTGGTACCCACAATGGCCACTTCCACGCTGACGAGGCCCTCGCCGTCCACATGCTCCGCCGTCTTCCCGCCTACCGCGATGCCTCTCTTGTCCGTACGCGCGACCCTGCCGTCCTGGCTACCTGCCACACTGTTGTCGACGTTGGCGGCGAGTACGACGCTGAGAAGCGCCGTTTCGATCATCATCAGCGCGGCTTCACAACCACCTTTCCCGGCCGCCCTACAAAGCTCTCCAGCGCCGGTCTTGTCTTCCTGCACTTTGGCCGCGCCATCGTTGCTGAGCGCCTTGGACAACCCGAGGACTCTGCCGACGTTGAATTGATTTACAAGAAACTGTACGAGAACTTCGTTGAAGCCCTCGATGCCCACGACAATGGTATTTCTGTTTTCGACCCTGCTGCTGTCGCCGCTGCAGGTCTCGAGAAACGCTTTAGCGAGGGCGCCTTTGGCCTTGGTGCCATGGTCGGACGTCTGAACCCCAAGTGGAACGACCCTACGCCATCTGATCCCGCTGAGGCTCAGGCAGCTGAGGATGCCAAGTTCAACGAGGCCAGCAACCGCATTGGCGAGGAGTTCGACAGAGATCTTGACGGCTACGCCGGTTCTTGGCTCCCTGCCCGCACCATTGTCCAGGAAGCCTTCACCAAGCGCACGCAATACGACGAGCAGGGCCGTCTGCTTGTCCTCGAGGGCCAGTCTGTGCCCTGGAAGGATCATCTTTATGCTCTCGAGGACGGTACTCCTTCGGTGCTCTACGTTCTATACGCTGAGAAGCCTGAGCCTGGCGCCAAGTGGCGCATCCAGTGCGTTCCTGAGAGCAAGGACTCCTTTGTCAGCCGAAAGCCCTTACCCGAGGCATGGAGAGGATTCCGCGACGCTGAGCTAGATGGCATCAGTGGCATTCCTGGCTGCGTCTTTGTCCATGCAGCTGGCTTCATTGGTGGCAACAAGACTTTCGACGGTGCCAAGCAAATGGCGCTCAAGGCTCTGGATGCTTAA
- the GNA2 gene encoding G-Protein alpha subunit (EggNog:ENOG41), producing the protein MCFGSRDKGDRGLARSRDIDKQLRQDEKRLSKEVKLLLLGAGESGKSTVLKQMKLIYSQGFSKNEKLEWKPVIFSNIVQSFKVIAEAMNEHDLQFDNPDNEMLQKHMAHILVDHEISPHDPMPADYLEPIKALWVDNGVRAAIGMGNEYALHDNLTYFIEDIDRLWGEDYVPDDQDLLRSRLRTTGITETIFDLGQLTYRMFDVGGQRSERKKWIHCFENVNCLLFLVAISGYDQCLVEDKDGNQMNEALMLWESIANSHWFARSALILFLNKMDLFKEKLPKSPITNHGFTDYHGPKDDYKAASKYFLDKFKALNRNTEKEIYGHFTNATDTNLLKITMASVQDMIIQRNLKQLIL; encoded by the exons ATGTGCTTTGGAAGTCGGGACAAGGGCGATCGCGGTCTCGCGCGATCTCGTGATATCGACAAGCAGCTTCgccaggatgagaagaggctgTCCAAGGAGGTCAAGCTTCTCTTGCTAG GTGCTGGAGAATCTGGAAAGTCAACTGTACTCAAGCAGATGAAGCTTATTTACTCTCAAGGCTTCAGCAAAAATGAAAAGCTGGAATGGAAGCCCGTCATCTTTAGCAACATTGTTCAGTCTTTCAAAGTTATTGCCGAGGCAATGAATGAGCACGATCTCCAATTCGACAACCCCGACAACGAG ATGCTGCAGAAACATATGGCCCACATCCTTGTCGATCACGAAATTAGCCCTCACGACCCTATGCCGGCTGACTATCTCGAGCCCATCAAAGCCCTGTGGGTAGACAATGGCGTTCGAGCGGCCATTGGGATGGGTAACGAATATGCGTTACACGACAACCTGACCTA CTTCATCGAAGACATCGATAGACTTTGGGGAGAGGATTATGTCCCGGATGACCAGGATCTTCTTCGATCGCGATTGCGAACTACTGGTATCACAGAGACCATCTTCGACCTCGGCCAACTAACCTACCGAATGTTTGATGTTGGTGGCCAGCGTTCAGAACGAAAGAAGTGGATTCACTGCTTTGAGAATGTCAACTGCCTATTGTTCTTGGTCGCAATTAGTGGTTATGACCAGTGCTTGGTTGAGGACAAGGATGGG AACCAAATGAACGAGGCGCTCATGCTTTGGGAGTCGATTGCCAACTCGCATTGGTTTGCCAGATCAGCACTGATCCTGTTCCTGAATAAGATGGATCtgttcaaggagaagctcccCAAGAGCCCTATCACGAACCACGGGTTCACCGATTACCACGGACCCAAGGACGACTACAAGGCGGCGAGCAAGTACTTCCTAGACAAATTCAAGGCTCTAAACCGAAACACCGAGAAGGAGATTTATGGCCATTTCACCAATGCTACCGATACGAACCTGCTCAAAATCACAATGGCCTCAGTCCAAGACATGATCATCCAACGCAACCTCAAGCAGCTCATTCTCTAA